The Syntrophobacterales bacterium genome includes a window with the following:
- a CDS encoding SurA N-terminal domain-containing protein produces MQAKINVYETGKLKRCFCDILMVVVVVFIGAAAEAGVADRIVAVVNDEVITLSDLNRAFEPFMARFEAGYRGNERDKALDEAKRSILNSMIDNMLMEQEAKKTGISVPEGEIDAAIADIKKQRNLSEDQFRKLLEQEKLTPETYRKDVRRQMMRMQLIGRDIRSKVVATEGEIGDYYRQHREEYDGKESVRVRQILLFIPKEASPEAKAKIRADLEAIRQRLLKGESFEELCAKFSQGPGAEEGGDIGYIEKGAILPEIESVAFALPLNKISDVIESPAGFHIIQITDRRGAGAKTIELVREEIKAKLEKEKMEKRFEEWLKELREKYNVEIRL; encoded by the coding sequence GTGCAAGCGAAGATTAATGTTTATGAAACAGGTAAGCTGAAGCGTTGCTTTTGTGATATTTTAATGGTGGTAGTTGTTGTTTTCATCGGCGCGGCGGCGGAAGCCGGGGTAGCCGATAGGATTGTGGCCGTCGTGAATGATGAGGTAATTACCCTTTCTGATTTGAACAGGGCCTTTGAGCCGTTTATGGCGAGGTTTGAAGCCGGCTATCGCGGCAATGAGCGGGATAAAGCTCTGGACGAAGCAAAAAGAAGCATCCTCAACAGTATGATCGATAATATGCTGATGGAGCAGGAGGCCAAAAAGACGGGGATCTCCGTTCCGGAGGGGGAGATCGATGCGGCAATCGCCGATATCAAGAAACAGCGTAATTTATCGGAAGATCAGTTCCGAAAGCTTCTGGAACAGGAAAAGCTAACGCCGGAGACGTACAGAAAGGATGTCCGACGGCAAATGATGAGAATGCAGCTTATCGGACGGGACATCAGGTCAAAGGTTGTGGCGACGGAAGGGGAAATCGGCGATTACTACCGCCAGCATCGCGAAGAATACGATGGCAAGGAATCCGTTCGGGTCCGGCAGATACTCCTTTTCATCCCCAAGGAAGCGAGCCCCGAGGCTAAGGCTAAAATTCGCGCTGATCTTGAAGCCATCCGCCAGCGACTGCTCAAGGGAGAATCTTTCGAGGAGTTGTGCGCAAAGTTTTCCCAGGGGCCGGGCGCCGAAGAGGGGGGCGACATCGGCTATATAGAAAAAGGCGCGATTCTTCCCGAGATAGAGTCGGTTGCGTTTGCTCTGCCGCTGAACAAAATCAGCGACGTCATAGAGTCACCCGCTGGTTTTCACATCATCCAGATAACGGATCGCCGGGGGGCAGGCGCCAAAACCATAGAGCTTGTTCGTGAGGAAATCAAGGCGAAGTTGGAAAAGGAGAAAATGGAAAAAAGGTTCGAGGAGTGGCTGAAGGAGTTGCGGGAAAAATATAATGTCGAGATCAGGCTGTAA